In Deltaproteobacteria bacterium, one genomic interval encodes:
- a CDS encoding DUF4390 domain-containing protein, with protein MKTRPLLRGFFIAVLVVAAAWCDAAAAQARLDDVKVSTDPPFTVSFAVSDAFNDDLVEAIRSGIPTTFTYVAELHRLNTLWFDEPVQSWTFRHTVKYDTLKEEYEVTLGEKPGEEPGSKVRTRDFDEMKRLMATVDDVALRPEHKLEEGASYELRLMARLNAVDLPGILDYIFFFVKFWDVETDWYVHGFVYGGKEQGGAGAGGRR; from the coding sequence ATGAAAACAAGACCGTTGCTCAGAGGCTTTTTCATCGCCGTGCTCGTCGTCGCGGCCGCCTGGTGCGACGCTGCGGCGGCGCAGGCCCGCCTCGACGATGTGAAGGTATCGACGGACCCGCCCTTCACCGTCTCCTTCGCCGTGAGCGACGCCTTCAACGACGACCTCGTCGAGGCCATAAGGAGCGGCATCCCCACCACCTTCACGTACGTGGCCGAGCTCCACAGGCTCAACACCCTCTGGTTCGACGAGCCCGTTCAGAGCTGGACCTTCAGGCACACGGTCAAGTACGATACGCTCAAGGAAGAGTACGAGGTGACCCTCGGCGAGAAGCCGGGAGAGGAGCCTGGCTCGAAGGTGAGGACCAGGGACTTCGACGAGATGAAGCGGCTCATGGCGACGGTCGATGACGTGGCGCTGAGGCCGGAACATAAGCTCGAAGAGGGCGCAAGCTATGAGCTCAGGCTCATGGCGAGGCTCAACGCCGTGGACCTGCCTGGCATCCTCGACTACATCTTCTTCTTCGTCAAGTTCTGGGACGTTGAGACCGACTGGTACGTCCACGGCTTCGTCTACGGCGGGAAGGAGCAAGGGGGGGCCGGCGCCGGGGGACGACGATGA
- a CDS encoding HAMP domain-containing protein, which translates to MNETFRIEADRKRRRREFYIILAVIPLIVLLIYLESHVAVIKDVPVSTNILVFGLININIILLTLLIFLILRNTVKLFFESKRRVMGSRLRTKLITAFVALSIIPTFLLFFIVIGFINKSIDGWFDIKIEDSLEDSLELAQNYYRDTADKTLSAARRIADDLSTSGLVFRKVGIWRLIESQRRAGDFATVEVFSSQGTRIGYAISRKVTKTMVPNIAPEPVADSLDGEAWSFVETMPIGDVVRGLAPIHSVDGERVIGAVVVSYYVPRSQIAKMREISSAFENYKQLKLLKNPVKASYFTILLVITLLIVFFSIWIGRYIAREITVPIHELAEATHAVASGDLDVRINAESKDEVGLLVRSFNRMTEDLKAGKSRLEEANLSLRRTNTELEQRRRYIEIVLSNVPAGVISIDRSGRITSLNRVAADMLGTSESAALGSNYKDILRSPERNALREMIREMNELSVESLERQMKVRIKGKDLTVLVNLNALRDEGGDYIGMVAVLDDLTHLLKTQRMLAWKEVARRIAHEIKNPLTPIKLSAQRLRRKYLHAFDDNRVFDQCTATIIRQVEELRILVNEFSSFARMPAADPSPDDLNALVDETVALYRAGRREMEIRTILDPNLPVLDLDRRQIKRVIINLLDNAIAAVEKGGDICVETRFDMELGLASLEVRDTGAGIDPELKDRLFEPYFSTKKSGTGLGLAIVSNIIADHNGYMRVKENVPRGTRFIIEFPVKAAAV; encoded by the coding sequence ATGAACGAGACCTTCAGGATAGAGGCGGACAGGAAGAGGCGGCGCCGGGAGTTCTATATAATCCTCGCGGTCATCCCCCTCATCGTCCTCCTCATCTATCTGGAGAGCCACGTGGCCGTCATCAAGGACGTGCCCGTCTCCACCAACATCCTCGTCTTCGGCCTCATAAACATCAACATCATTCTCCTCACCCTGCTCATCTTCCTCATCCTGCGCAATACGGTGAAGCTCTTCTTCGAGAGCAAGCGCAGGGTGATGGGCTCGCGGCTGCGCACAAAGCTCATAACGGCCTTCGTGGCGCTGAGCATCATCCCCACGTTCCTGCTCTTCTTCATCGTCATAGGCTTCATAAACAAGAGCATCGACGGCTGGTTCGACATAAAGATCGAGGATTCGCTCGAGGACTCGCTCGAGCTCGCCCAGAACTACTACCGCGACACGGCCGACAAGACCCTTTCGGCGGCCCGCCGGATAGCCGACGACCTGAGCACAAGCGGGCTCGTCTTCCGAAAGGTCGGGATCTGGCGCCTCATAGAGAGCCAGCGTCGCGCCGGGGACTTCGCGACCGTCGAGGTCTTCAGCTCCCAGGGCACGCGCATAGGCTACGCCATATCGAGAAAGGTCACCAAGACCATGGTCCCCAACATCGCTCCCGAGCCGGTGGCGGACTCGCTCGACGGCGAGGCCTGGAGCTTTGTGGAGACCATGCCCATAGGCGACGTCGTGCGGGGTCTCGCACCCATACACTCGGTGGACGGTGAGCGCGTCATAGGGGCGGTGGTGGTGAGCTACTACGTGCCGAGATCGCAGATAGCCAAGATGCGCGAGATATCGTCGGCCTTCGAGAACTACAAGCAGCTCAAGCTCCTCAAGAATCCGGTCAAGGCGAGTTACTTCACCATATTGCTCGTCATAACGCTGCTCATCGTATTCTTCTCCATATGGATAGGCCGCTACATAGCCCGCGAGATAACGGTGCCCATCCACGAGCTCGCCGAGGCGACCCACGCCGTGGCCAGCGGCGACCTCGACGTGCGCATAAACGCCGAGAGCAAGGACGAGGTGGGGCTGCTGGTGCGCAGCTTCAACCGCATGACCGAGGACCTCAAGGCCGGGAAATCGAGGCTCGAGGAGGCGAACCTCAGCCTGCGGCGCACCAACACGGAGCTCGAGCAGCGACGCCGCTACATCGAGATCGTGCTCAGCAACGTGCCGGCCGGCGTCATATCCATCGACAGGAGCGGCCGCATCACCTCGCTCAACCGCGTGGCCGCCGACATGCTGGGCACCAGCGAGTCCGCGGCCCTGGGGAGCAACTACAAGGACATCCTGCGCTCTCCCGAGCGCAACGCCCTGCGCGAGATGATAAGGGAGATGAACGAGCTCTCCGTCGAGTCCCTGGAGAGGCAGATGAAGGTGCGCATAAAGGGCAAGGACCTGACCGTGCTCGTCAACCTCAACGCCCTGCGCGACGAAGGCGGCGACTACATCGGCATGGTCGCCGTCCTCGACGACCTGACCCACCTGCTCAAGACCCAGCGCATGCTCGCCTGGAAGGAGGTGGCCCGCCGCATAGCCCACGAGATAAAGAACCCGCTCACACCCATAAAGCTCTCGGCCCAGAGGCTGCGGCGCAAGTACCTCCACGCCTTCGACGACAACCGCGTCTTCGACCAGTGCACGGCCACAATCATAAGGCAGGTCGAGGAGCTCAGGATACTGGTCAACGAGTTCTCCAGCTTTGCGCGCATGCCGGCGGCCGACCCCTCGCCCGACGACCTCAACGCCCTGGTGGACGAGACCGTGGCCCTCTACAGGGCCGGACGCAGGGAGATGGAGATAAGGACGATACTGGACCCCAACCTGCCGGTCCTCGACCTCGACCGCCGCCAGATAAAGCGCGTGATCATAAACCTCCTCGACAACGCCATAGCGGCTGTGGAGAAGGGCGGAGACATATGCGTGGAGACGCGCTTCGACATGGAGCTCGGCCTTGCGAGCCTCGAGGTGAGGGACACGGGCGCGGGCATAGACCCCGAGCTCAAGGACAGGCTCTTCGAGCCCTACTTCTCGACCAAGAAGTCGGGCACCGGCCTGGGGCTGGCAATCGTCAGCAACATCATAGCCGACCACAACGGCTACATGAGGGTGAAGGAGAACGTGCCCCGCGGCACGAGGTTCATCATCGAGTTTCCGGTAAAGGCGGCGGCCGTATGA
- a CDS encoding sigma-54-dependent Fis family transcriptional regulator, with translation MTSVLVVDDEKEIRDALEGVLRDEDYRVLTACDAEQALAAVDAGEPDIVLLDIWMPGMDGLEALERIRTRAAHLPVIMISGHGTIETAVKATKLGAYDFIEKPLSLDKVLLAVEHALEKRRLVEENEALRRRELERYEMIGVSRAMKKLRDDIARVAPTNGWVLITGENGTGKELVARNIHMLSKRSAKPFVEVNCAAIPEDLIESELFGHEKGAFTGAVARRKGKFDLADGGTIFLDEIGDMSLKTQAKVLRILQERSFERVGGTEKITVDVRVIAATNKDLTAEMEAGRFRQDLYYRLNVIPFHVKPLRERTEDIPVFVEHYLKEFARETTREPLKISGEAVDMLRRYRWPGNVRELRNLIERLVIMAPGPVITPADLPPYVRGEGLKSRGLAAATLREARRDFEKEFICRKIEEFGGNIARAAEAMGIERSHLYRKIKSYGIDV, from the coding sequence ATGACGAGCGTACTCGTCGTAGACGACGAAAAGGAGATAAGGGACGCCCTCGAGGGCGTGCTCAGGGACGAGGACTACCGGGTCCTCACGGCCTGCGACGCCGAGCAGGCCCTCGCGGCCGTAGACGCCGGGGAGCCGGACATCGTGCTCCTCGACATATGGATGCCCGGCATGGACGGCCTCGAGGCCCTCGAGCGGATAAGGACGAGGGCCGCCCACCTGCCGGTCATCATGATCTCCGGGCACGGCACCATCGAGACGGCCGTGAAGGCCACCAAGCTCGGCGCCTACGACTTCATCGAAAAGCCCCTGTCGCTGGACAAGGTGCTCCTCGCCGTCGAGCACGCCCTGGAGAAGAGGAGGCTCGTCGAGGAGAACGAGGCGCTGCGCCGCAGGGAGCTCGAGCGCTACGAGATGATCGGCGTCTCCAGGGCCATGAAAAAGCTCAGGGACGACATAGCCCGCGTGGCGCCCACAAACGGCTGGGTGCTCATAACGGGAGAGAACGGCACGGGAAAGGAACTCGTGGCCCGCAACATCCACATGTTATCGAAGAGGTCGGCAAAGCCCTTCGTGGAGGTAAACTGCGCGGCCATACCGGAGGACCTCATCGAGAGCGAGCTCTTCGGCCACGAGAAGGGCGCCTTCACCGGCGCCGTGGCGCGCAGAAAGGGGAAGTTCGACCTCGCCGACGGCGGCACCATCTTCCTCGACGAGATAGGGGACATGAGCCTCAAGACACAGGCAAAGGTGCTGCGCATCCTGCAGGAGCGCAGCTTCGAGCGCGTCGGCGGCACGGAGAAGATAACCGTCGACGTGCGGGTCATAGCGGCGACAAACAAGGACCTCACGGCCGAGATGGAGGCAGGCAGGTTCCGCCAGGACCTCTACTACAGGCTCAACGTCATACCGTTCCACGTGAAGCCGCTGCGCGAGAGGACCGAGGACATCCCGGTCTTCGTCGAACACTACCTCAAGGAGTTCGCCCGCGAGACGACCCGCGAGCCGCTGAAGATATCCGGCGAGGCCGTCGATATGCTCAGAAGGTACAGGTGGCCCGGCAACGTGCGCGAGCTCAGAAACCTCATCGAGCGGCTCGTCATCATGGCGCCCGGGCCGGTCATAACGCCGGCGGACCTGCCGCCCTACGTCAGGGGCGAGGGCCTCAAGAGCCGCGGCCTTGCGGCCGCCACGCTCCGCGAGGCGCGCCGAGACTTCGAAAAGGAGTTCATCTGCCGCAAGATAGAGGAGTTCGGCGGAAACATAGCCAGGGCCGCCGAGGCCATGGGCATAGAGCGCAGCCACCTCTACAGGAAGATCAAGAGCTACGGCATAGACGTCTGA